In Pithys albifrons albifrons isolate INPA30051 chromosome 6, PitAlb_v1, whole genome shotgun sequence, a single genomic region encodes these proteins:
- the LOC139672882 gene encoding serine protease inhibitor A3M-like — MKCLLCLCSVLAALCAVTHCNHEDICHEVNNTNLHDGTENLLTNNCDKQGSNYADFVFRFYKQAVSEKADENVFFSPMSISTAFAMLAVGAKSTTLSQIFEGLGFDDLTKTRIDDIHDSFHKVLSVLNCVDANITLNIGNALFTATGYEPQESFLQNTKHFYDADFFSSDFHKPAEAENQINKYVEEKTKGKIHELVGHLDPSTVLVLVNYIYFKAAWEKTFDPLRTYEDDFFVNKNASVRVNMMQRDSISDTYYDQDLSCEVVELPYQGTVRALLILPDDGKMKQVEDALSKETVCKWDKKLKTRRLNLQLPKFSISGSYDVKNLFEKMGITEVFSGSADLSGISGSHDLQVSQAIHKALLEVDEAGTEAAGATAVISTRISYPSVTIKFNRPFIILISDTQTDTTLFMGKIVDPMKK; from the exons ATGAAGTGTCTCCTGTGCCTGTGTTCAGTCCTTGCTGCTCTTTGTGCTGTAACCCATTGCAACCATGAAGATATTTGCCATGAAGTCAATAATACTAATCTGCACGATGGAACAGAAAATTTATTAACAAATAACTGTGACAAGCAAGGCTCTAACTATGCAGATTTTGTGTTTAGATTTTACAAGCAGGCTGTATCAGAAAAAGctgatgaaaatgtttttttttctcccatgagCATCTCCACTGCATTTGCCATGCTGGCTGTTGGTGCTAAGTCAACCACCCTGTCTCAGATTTTTGAAGGACTGGGTTTTGATGATCTGACCAAAACTCGCATAGATGATATACATGACAGTTTTCACAAAGTTTTATCAGTACTCAACTGTGTTGATGCTAATATCACCTTAAATATAGGGAATGCCCTTTTTACAGCTACAGGATATGAACCACAGGAGTCATTTTTACAAAATACCAAACATTTTTAtgatgcagattttttttctagtgattTCCATAAACCAGCAGAAGCTGAGAACCAAATTAATAAATATGTAGAGGAGAAAACCAAGGGGAAAATTCATGAATTAGTTGGTCATCTTGATCCAAGTACTGTACTGGTTCTTGTTaactacatttattttaaag CTGCATGGGAAAAGACTTTTGATCCTTTGCGTACATATGAGGATGATTTTTTTGTGAACAAAAATGCATCTGTTAGAGTCAACATGATGCAGCGTGACAGTATCTCTGACACTTACTATGACCAGGATCTCTCTTGCGAGGTGGTAGAGCTGCCTTACCAGGGCACTGTACGAGCATTGCTCATTCTGCCTGATGATGGAAAGATGAAGCAAGTGGAAGATGCTCTCTCCAAGGAAACTGTTTGTAAATGGGATAAAAAACTTAAGACCAG GAGATTAAATCTGCAGTTACCAAAGTTTTCTATTAGTGGGTCTTATGATGTTAAAAACCTGTTTGAGAAAATGGGTATTACTGAAGTGTTCTCAGGGAGTGCTGATCTCTCTGGAATTAGTGGCAGCCATGATCTCCAGGTTTCACAA gcAATTCATAAAGCCCTGCTGGAAGTTGATGAGGCTGGAACTGAAGCTGCAGGAGCCACTGCCGTAATCTCTACCAGAATTTCCTATCCTTCAGTTACCATCAAATTCAACAGGCCCTTCATTATTTTGATCTCTGACACACAAACTGACACTACACTTTTCATGGGGAAAATTGTTGATCCTATGAAAAAGTAA